The Pirellulales bacterium genomic sequence GATCGACGCAAGGCGATGCTGCAAGATATTGCCATTGTGACCGGCGGCACGCTCATCAGCGAAGATTTGGGCATCAAGCTGGAAAGCCTGGAGCTCAATCAGCTGGGTCGCGCCAAAAAAATCACGGTCGATAAGAACGACACCACGATTGTCGAAGGCGCCGGCAAACGGGCCGACATTCAAAATCGCATTCAGCAAATTCGCAATCAAATTGAGAATACCGAAAGCGATTACGACAAGGAAAAATTCCAGGAACGCCTGGCCAAATTGACCGGCGGCGTGGCGATTATTTCCGTCGGCGCCGGCACCGAAGCCGAAATGAAGCAGAAAAAAGCCCGGGTGGAAGATGCGCTGCACGCCACACGGGCGGCGGTGGAAGAAGGGATTTTGCCCGGCGGCGGCGTGGCGCTGGTGCGGTGCCGTGAGGCGGTGGAAAAAAATCGCGGCTCGGCCAAGGGAGATGAAAAAATCGGCATCGACATTGTGCTGCACGCCATCGAAGCCCCGATGCGGCAAATTGCCGACAATTGCGGCATCGACGGCTCCGTGGTGGTCGACGAAGTGCGCGAAAAGCCGACCAATACCGGCTTTGACGCCAACCGACAGGAGTACGTCGATATGGTGAAGGCGGGGATTATCGATCCGCTGAAAGTGGTTCGCTCGGCCCTGGCCAACGCTTCCAGCATTGCCGGATTGATGCTGACGACCGAGGCGCTGGTGACGAATTTGGAAGACGACGACAAGAAACAGCGAGCGCCGGAAGGCGTGATTCGGTAAGCGCCAGTAATTGCGAAGCAGCTTGGGCCGTCTTGTTAAAACAAGGCGGCCCGTTTGCGTCGCATGGTAGAGACAGAAACGGCGCTCTCCGAGCGAGCGGAATGACGTAGAATTGTTTATTTGCCAGCGCCTTTGCGGCTGAGGACAGCCGCCGCTACAAAATTTTGATGTTCACCGCCATGGCAACGATGGCAGCTAAACGCGATTACTACGAGGTGCTGGGCGTGGGGCGAACCGCCTCGCAAAAGGAAATTGCCGACGCCTATCGCAAGCTGGCACTGGCGCATCATCCTGATCGCAATCCGAATAACGAAGAAGCGGTTGTCAAGTTCAAGGAATGCGCCGAAGCGTTCGAAGTGCTTTCGGACGATGACAAGCGGTCGCGATACGACCGCTACGGCCATGCCGGCGTGGAAGGGGGCGTACACCACTTTACCGACGTGAACGATATTTTCGAGGCCTTCGGCGATATATTCGGGGGCGGCGTTTTCGGCGATTTGTTTGGCGGGGGGCGACGCGGCGGGGGCCGAAGAGTTCGCAAAGGAGACGATGTCGCCTGCGAATTGACGATTGATTTGTTTGAGGCGGCGCGGGGCGTAACCAAAACCATTGAATTCGATCGGCACGAACCGTGCACGGAATGCCGGGGCACGGGGGCCAAGCCAGGAACGAAGCCGGAAACGTGCCGTTACTGCGGTGGCCGGGGCCAAGTGGTGCAAGCCAGCGGGATTTTCCGGGTGCAAACCACGTGTCCGGCGTGCCAGGGTTCCGGCCAATTAATCAAAGACCCTTGCGGCAAATGTCATGGTGCGGCATTTGT encodes the following:
- the dnaJ gene encoding molecular chaperone DnaJ; this encodes MAAKRDYYEVLGVGRTASQKEIADAYRKLALAHHPDRNPNNEEAVVKFKECAEAFEVLSDDDKRSRYDRYGHAGVEGGVHHFTDVNDIFEAFGDIFGGGVFGDLFGGGRRGGGRRVRKGDDVACELTIDLFEAARGVTKTIEFDRHEPCTECRGTGAKPGTKPETCRYCGGRGQVVQASGIFRVQTTCPACQGSGQLIKDPCGKCHGAAFVVKHVFREVKIPGGVDHHMRVRLAGEGEPSPNGGPPGDCFCVINLKEHPLFERDGQDLICRVPISYAQAALGAKIKVPTLEGPEDFEVPAGTQPGQVVKLRRRGMPDPRGGGKGDLLVVIQLEVPKTLSPKQEKLLRDLAME